The following proteins come from a genomic window of Salvia hispanica cultivar TCC Black 2014 chromosome 4, UniMelb_Shisp_WGS_1.0, whole genome shotgun sequence:
- the LOC125219848 gene encoding uncharacterized protein LOC125219848 isoform X1: MSYEIAQIKMAYEDRFGQVQRSKYDCLLFDLDDTLYPLSSGLATSVLKNIQAFMVENLGIEERKIPSLCDLLYKNYGTTMAGLRAIGYDFDYDEYHSIVHGRLPYENLKPDPVLRSLLLSVPIPKIIFTNGDHIHAVKVLRRLGLEDCFESIICFETLNPVHKSVASDDEDDIAFLGSKPAPKRTQIFDIIAHFNKPNAEQSGLPKTPIVCKPSESAIEIALEIAKIDPRRTLFFEDSVRNIQSGKRVGLDTVLIGKSQRVKGADYALESIHNLREAIPELWEAEKPAEANYSGVAVETSVIA, from the exons ATGAGCTATGAAATTGCACAA ATCAAGATGGCATACGAGGATCGATTCGGGCAGGTGCAGAGGTCTAAATATGACTGCCTCCTATTTG ATCTTGATGACACCCTCTACCCTCTTAGCTCCGGCCTAGCAACTTCAGTTCTCAAAAACATTCAAG CATTCATGGTCGAAAACTTGGGCATTGAAGAGCGCAAAATCCCTTCACTATGTGACCTTTTGTACAAAAACTATGGCACAACAATGGCTGGTCTTAGG GCAATTGGCTATGATTTCGACTATGATGAGTATCACAGCATTGTTCATGGGAGGTTGCCTTATGAGAATCTGAAGCCGGATCCTGTGTTGAGGAGCCTCTTGCTGAGCGTGCCTATCCCCAAGATC ATCTTCACCAATGGTGATCACATCCACGCCGTCAAGGTGCTGAGGAGACTAGGCCTTGAGGACTGTTTTGAGAGCATAATCTGCTTCGAGACTCTCAATCCTGTCCACAAGAGCGTTGCATCGGATGATGAGGATGATATCGCCTTTTTGGGCTCAAAACCGGCTCCCAAAAGGACTCAGATATTTGACATTATTGCACATTTCAATAAGCCTAATGCAGAGCAATCTGGATTGCCTAAGACTCCTATAGTTTGCAAGCCCTCGGAATCTGCCATAGAAATTGCTCTCGAGATTGCCAAGATCGATCCTCGTAGAACA CTCTTTTTCGAGGACAGTGTCCGTAACATTCAATCTGGGAAACGCGTTGGACTAGACACCGTGCTG ATTGGGAAATCACAGAGAGTGAAGGGTGCAGATTATGCACTAGAAAGCATTCATAATCTCCGAGAGGCGATACCGGAGCTGTGGGAAGCGGAGAAGCCAGCTGAGGCTAACTACTCAGGGGTGGCTGTGGAGACTTCTGTCATAGCTTAA
- the LOC125219848 gene encoding uncharacterized protein LOC125219848 isoform X2 — translation MAYEDRFGQVQRSKYDCLLFDLDDTLYPLSSGLATSVLKNIQAFMVENLGIEERKIPSLCDLLYKNYGTTMAGLRAIGYDFDYDEYHSIVHGRLPYENLKPDPVLRSLLLSVPIPKIIFTNGDHIHAVKVLRRLGLEDCFESIICFETLNPVHKSVASDDEDDIAFLGSKPAPKRTQIFDIIAHFNKPNAEQSGLPKTPIVCKPSESAIEIALEIAKIDPRRTLFFEDSVRNIQSGKRVGLDTVLIGKSQRVKGADYALESIHNLREAIPELWEAEKPAEANYSGVAVETSVIA, via the exons ATGGCATACGAGGATCGATTCGGGCAGGTGCAGAGGTCTAAATATGACTGCCTCCTATTTG ATCTTGATGACACCCTCTACCCTCTTAGCTCCGGCCTAGCAACTTCAGTTCTCAAAAACATTCAAG CATTCATGGTCGAAAACTTGGGCATTGAAGAGCGCAAAATCCCTTCACTATGTGACCTTTTGTACAAAAACTATGGCACAACAATGGCTGGTCTTAGG GCAATTGGCTATGATTTCGACTATGATGAGTATCACAGCATTGTTCATGGGAGGTTGCCTTATGAGAATCTGAAGCCGGATCCTGTGTTGAGGAGCCTCTTGCTGAGCGTGCCTATCCCCAAGATC ATCTTCACCAATGGTGATCACATCCACGCCGTCAAGGTGCTGAGGAGACTAGGCCTTGAGGACTGTTTTGAGAGCATAATCTGCTTCGAGACTCTCAATCCTGTCCACAAGAGCGTTGCATCGGATGATGAGGATGATATCGCCTTTTTGGGCTCAAAACCGGCTCCCAAAAGGACTCAGATATTTGACATTATTGCACATTTCAATAAGCCTAATGCAGAGCAATCTGGATTGCCTAAGACTCCTATAGTTTGCAAGCCCTCGGAATCTGCCATAGAAATTGCTCTCGAGATTGCCAAGATCGATCCTCGTAGAACA CTCTTTTTCGAGGACAGTGTCCGTAACATTCAATCTGGGAAACGCGTTGGACTAGACACCGTGCTG ATTGGGAAATCACAGAGAGTGAAGGGTGCAGATTATGCACTAGAAAGCATTCATAATCTCCGAGAGGCGATACCGGAGCTGTGGGAAGCGGAGAAGCCAGCTGAGGCTAACTACTCAGGGGTGGCTGTGGAGACTTCTGTCATAGCTTAA
- the LOC125223109 gene encoding oxysterol-binding protein-related protein 3A, translated as MASNNDPKQGSGFFASFASTISSFGTAMTKSVNGLLGYEGLQVINPDGGTEDAEDEAQKGRWRQEDRDSYWKMMQNYIGSDVTSMVTLPVLIFEPMTMLQKMAELMEYSYLLELADECDDPHMRLVYAASWFISVYPAIQRTWKPFNPILGETYELVNHGGITFIAEQVSHHPPMSAGHAENEHFVYDITSKLKTKFLGNSVDIYPVGRTRLTLKKSGVVLDLVPPLSKANNIIFGRTWVDSPGDMILTNLTTGEKVVLYFQPCGWFGAGRYEVDGYVYDAEEEPKFLMTGKCNEFMSYQPCDSEGEPTPGTELKEVWRAAELPKNDKFQYTHFAHKLNSFDTAPKPLLPSDSRLRPDRLALEHNDLSKAGAEKARLEERQRAEKRTRESKKEEFKPKWFELTDEKATTPWGELEVYRYNGKYDQYRASVESSDKSSQEFDPWQYHEDSQT; from the exons ATGGCTTCCAACAACGATCCGAAGCAGGGATCTGGGTTTTTTGCTTCCTTTGCTTCTACAATTTCAAGCTTCGGCACAGCCATGACCAAATCCGTTAATGG TTTGCTTGGCTATGAAGGATTGCAAGTTATAAATCCTGATGGAGGAACTGAGGATGCTGAGGATGAAGCTCAAAAAGGGAGATGGAGGCAAGAG GATCGGGATAGTTACTGGAAAATGATGCAAAACTACATCGGTTCTGATGTCACATCTATGGTTACACTCCCAGTTCTCATCTTTGAGCCCATGACAATGCTCCAGAAAATGGCTGAG TTAATGGAGTATTCGTATCTGTTGGAGTTGGCTGATGAATGCGACGATCCCCACATGAGATTAGTATATGCTG CTTCTTGGTTCATATCTGTGTATCCCGCCATTCAGAGGACTTGGAAGCCATTTAATCCGATTCTCGGAGAAACTTATGAACTTGTGAACCATGGTGGCATTACTTTCATCGCAGAGCAG GTTAGTCATCATCCTCCAATGAGTGCAGGGCATGCAGAAAACGAGCATTTTGTGTATGATATCACCTCAAAGTTGAAGACCAAATTTTTAGGGAACTCAGTTGATATCTATCCCGTTGGGAG GACAAGGCTTACCCTCAAGAAATCCGGTGTGGTGTTAGATTTGGTTCCACCACTTTCAAAGGCTAACAACATCATATTCGGACGAACATGGGTTGATTCCCCCGGCGACATGATCTTGACAAATCTCACAACAGGCGAGAAGGTGGTTCTCTATTTCCAACCTTGTGGGTGGTTTGG AGCTGGACGCTATGAAGTGGATGGATATGTGTATGACGCTGAGGAAGAACCTAAGTTCTTGATGACGGGAAAGTGCAATGAGTTCATGAGCTATCAGCCTTGCGACTCTGAGGGCGAGCCTACTCCTGGCACTGAGCTCAAAGAG GTGTGGAGGGCTGCTGAACTtcccaaaaatgataaatttcaaTACACTCATTTCGCACACAAGTTGAACAGCTTTGACACTGCACCCAAGCCACTGCTCCCATCCGATTCTCGCCTGCGCCCGGATCGGTTGGCGCTTGAGCATAACGACCTTTCTAAAGCTGGTGCTGAAAAGGCTAG GCTGGAGGAGAGGCAACGGGCTGAGAAGCGGACAAGGGAGTCGAAGAAGGAAGAGTTCAAGCCCAAGTGGTTCGAGTTGACTGACGAGAAGGCTACGACACCTTGGGGTGAGTTGGAAGTTTATCGGTACAACGGAAAGTACGACCAATATCGTGCTAGTGTGGAAAGTTCAGACAAGAGTTCACAGGAGTTTGATCCATGGCAATATCATGAAGACTCTCAAACATAA
- the LOC125223387 gene encoding protein FAR-RED ELONGATED HYPOCOTYL 1-like — MEPQPTSIASLKKKRKQQDSQPEKHLAKHVCREKVEGDEPARGCESEPESTNSNSFHSNCEDSFMCSDDEDKTDGGFQETPATSSASWAGTSSGASPYSSENRSSVNISTREPESLSMNEDQHDQHDVGFGWEGHAEIELYTDKELEDLLYSNGAAPGGAFILSSGRWSVDQGARAMQEEGKKKLTIDKEFEQFFSMLML; from the exons ATGGAGCCTCAACCAACTAG CATTGCTTccttgaagaagaaaagaaaacagcAAGATTCACAGCCAGAGAAGCATCTAGCAAAGCACGTTTGTCGAGAGAAGGTAGAAGGCGATGAACCTGCTAGAGGTTGCGAATCAGAGCCAGAATCCACAAACAGCAACAGCTTCCACAGCAACTGTGAAGATTCGTTCATGTGCAGCGATGATGAAGACAAAACTGATGGAGGGTTTCAAGAAACGCCCGCTACATCATCTGCTAGCTGGGCTGGTACCTCTTCCGGTGCCAGCCCCTATTCCTCGGAGAATAGGTCATCTGTCAATATAAGCACCCGTGAGCCAGAGTCCTTGTCCATGAACGAGGATCAACATGATCAGCACGATGTGGGATTCGGATGGGAAGGCCACGCTGAGATCGAGCTGTACACAGATAAGGAGCTAGAGGATCTGCTCTACTCGAACGGGGCAGCCCCCGGTGGTGCCTTTATTCTTTCATCCGGAAGGTGGTCTGTTGATCAAg GTGCAAGAGCTATGCAAGAGGAGGGTAAGAAAAAGCTGACAATTGATAAGGAGtttgaacaatttttttctatgcTTATGCTTTAG
- the LOC125224207 gene encoding uncharacterized protein At5g02240-like: MANVSLTSAATHNCWTFNPIHTFPISRAAFPNSSAFRFSQPRRATIIMSTSSKSTVLVTGAGGRTGQIVYKKLKERVDQYTARGLVRTPESKESIGGEDDVYVGDVRDADSIVPAIQGIDALIILTSAVPKIKPGFDFSQGGRPEFYFEEGTFPQQVDWIGQKNQIDAAIAAGVKQIVLVGSMGGTNPNHPLNSLGNGNILVWKRKAEQYLADSGIPYTIIRAGGLQDKDGGIRELLIGKDDELLETETKTIARADVAETCIQALSFEEAKFKAFDLASKPEGSGTPTKDFRALFSQATSRF, encoded by the exons ATGGCAAATGTCTCACTCACCTCAGCCGCCACTCATAATTGCTGGACCTTCAATCCTATCCACACATTCCCTATTTCTAGGGCTGCTTTCCCCAATTCCTCTGCATTCCGATTTTCTCAGCCTCGAAGAGCCACAATTATCATGTCTACCTCAAGCAAAAGCACTGTTCTTGTCACCGGTGCCGGCGGTCGAACTG GGCAAATTGTTTACAAGAAACTAAAGGAGAGGGTGGATCAGTATACTGCAAGGGGTTTGGTACGAACACCGGAGAGCAAGGAGAGCATCGGTGGTGAAGACGATGTTTACGTTGGGGATGTAAGAGATGCTGATAGCATTGTTCCAGCTATTCAGGGGATTGATGCTCTTATAATTCTCACTAGTGCTGTGCCGAAGATAAAACCTGGCTTCGACTTCTCTCAAGGTGGAAGGCCAGAATTCTATTTTGAAGAAGGAACATTTCCCCAACAG GTTGATTGGATTGGGCAAAAGAACCAAATAGATGCTG CTATAGCTGCTGGAGTGAAGCAGATTGTTTTAGTTGGATCAATGGGAGGAACAAATCCAAATCACCCTCTAAATAGCCTGGGAAACGGAAATATCTTG GTTTGGAAGAGAAAGGCCGAACAATATCTGGCTGACTCGGGAATACCATACACCATAATTCG GGCTGGAGGTCTGCAAGATAAAGATGGCGGTATAAGAGAGCTGCTGATTGGAAAAGACGATGAACTTCTTGAGACAGAAACAAAGACAATCGCAAGGGCTGATGTTGCAGAAACCTGTATTCAG GCACTAAGCTTTGAGGAGGCAAAATTCAAAGCTTTTGATCTCGCTTCTAAGCCTGAGGGATCCGGTACACCAACCAAGGATTTTAGGGCTCTATTTTCTCAAGCCACTTCTCGTTTCTGA
- the LOC125223310 gene encoding scarecrow-like protein 9: MDPRFHGILNSSSGVGLENQSISGYSNGHRFGISYPDQKLVNGHRNQGSSFQEHGIGGVHLVLDQPFSNRNGEGAVSSSFLDIDDDCDFSDAVLRYIDQILMEEDMEEKTHMLQESLDLQAKERSFYEVLGKKYPPSPQKEPGATGHECGDDSNPNFSCFNSTTSSSDGSGYLIDIVDPSWMISTRADHDVSTSCRAAKSSVCSTLNSTSNFLVDGWFSDSPVSPLQVRDMYNENQLVWNFRRGADEASKFLPAGNNLLVSAGVDTLATQDARGGEFEARSDAEKQLPSASRGKKSRSTSDMDLEEERSCKVLANYAESDSELPVEEFDDVLLHTLGDPEKKFAAFREVLQNASCKRTQQNGKTKRPTGGRGRAKKQNKKKEVIDLRTLLITCAQAVAADDRRSASDLLKQIRQHSSPYGEGNQRLAHYFADGLEARLAGTGSQIHKALVSKKTVAADYLKAYYTYLASSPFKKISNFTSNKTIMFESIKAARVHVIDFGILYGFQWPTLIQRISDREGGPPMLRITGIDFPQPGFRPAEKIEETGRRLARYAKKFNVPFEYNAIAKKWENIKLEDLNIKEGEFVIVNSMYRAKNLLDETVLAESSRSMVLNLIRKINPDLFIHGIVNGAYSAPFFVTRFREVLFHFSALFDMLETNVPRDQPERMLIERDIFGSEALNVIACEGWERVERPETYKQWQVRHLRAGFTQVPLDRWIMERAIYKVRTHYHKDFVIDEDSHWMLMGWKGRIIYAISCWKPV; this comes from the coding sequence atggaTCCAAGATTTCATGGAATCTTGAATTCTTCGAGTGGAGTTGGATTGGAGAATCAATCAATTTCTGGCTATTCAAATGGGCATAGATTTGGGATTAGTTATCCAGATCAGAAATTAGTGAATGGACATAGAAATCAGGGTTCCTCATTTCAAGAACATGGCATTGGGGGTGTGCATTTGGTCCTAGACCAACCCTTCTCGAACAGGAATGGGGAGGGGGCTGTCTCCAGCTCATTCTTGGACATTGATGATGACTGTGATTTCTCGGATGCTGTCTTGAGGTACATTGATCAGATACTGATGGAGGAGGACATGGAGGAGAAGACTCACATGCTTCAGGAGTCATTGGATTTGCAGGCGAAGGAGAGGTCCTTCTACGAGGTTCTTGGGAAGAAGTACCCGCCTTCGCCACAGAAAGAACCAGGGGCCACTGGCCATGAGTGTGGAGATGATAGTAATCCTAATTTTAGTTGCTTTAACTCAACAACTAGCAGTAGTGATGGAAGTGGATACCTAATTGACATTGTTGATCCGAGTTGGATGATCAGCACTCGCGCGGATCATGATGTCAGTACATCTTGTCGTGCTGCTAAGTCATCCGTTTGCTCCACATTGAATAGCACGAGCAATTTCCTAGTAGACGGTTGGTTCTCTGACTCTCCAGTGAGCCCCCTTCAAGTACGTGATATGTACAACGAGAACCAGCTCGTGTGGAATTTCAGAAGGGGGGCTGATGAAGCTAGCAAATTCCTTCCTGCCGGGAATAATTTGTTGGTGAGTGCCGGTGTAGACACCTTAGCCACTCAGGATGCGAGGGGAGGGGAGTTTGAGGCTAGAAGCGATGCGGAGAAGCAGTTGCCTTCTGCATCACGGGGAAAGAAGAGTCGTTCTACATCGGACATGGATTTGGAAGAAGAGAGAAGTTGTAAAGTGCTGGCTAATTATGCAGAATCAGACTCAGAACTCCCTGTGGAGGAATTTGATGATGTCTTGCTTCACACGCTGGGGGATCCCGAGAAGAAGTTTGCAGCTTTCAGAGAAGTCCTGCAGAATGCATCTTGCAAGAGGACTCAGCAGAATGGGAAGACGAAACGGCCTACTGGCGGGAGGGGCCGAGCTAAGAAACagaacaagaaaaaggaagtgATAGATTTGAGAACCCTTTTAATCACCTGTGCACAGGCTGTTGCTGCTGATGATCGTCGGAGTGCCAGCGATCTACTCAAACAGATCAGGCAGCATTCCTCTCCCTATGGTGAAGGGAACCAGAGGCTAGCTCATTATTTTGCTGATGGCCTCGAAGCACGTCTGGCTGGAACGGGTAGCCAGATTCATAAAGCTCTCGTTAGTAAGAAAACAGTCGCAGCCGATTACTTGAAAGCTTACTATACTTACCTAGCATCGTCTCCGTTTAAGAAGATCTCCAATTTTACCTCAAACAAGACAATAATGTTTGAGTCAATAAAAGCAGCACGTGTGCATGTTATAGATTTTGGGATCCTTTACGGCTTCCAGTGGCCGACATTAATCCAGCGTATATCTGACCGAGAAGGTGGTCCTCCAATGCTTCGGATAACTGGCATAGACTTCCCACAGCCTGGCTTCCGACCTGCAGAGAAGATTGAGGAGACAGGGCGTAGATTGGCCCGTTATGCCAAAAAGTTCAATGTGCCATTCGAGTACAATGCTATAGCTAAGAAGTGGGAGAACATCAAATTAGAGGACCTCAATATCAAGGAGGGTGAATTTGTGATCGTAAACAGCATGTATCGGGCCAAGAACTTACTCGATGAGACGGTCCTGGCTGAGAGCTCGAGATCTATGGTTCTTAACTTAATTAGGAAGATCAATCCGGACCTTTTCATACATGGGATAGTAAATGGGGCTTATAGTGCGCCATTCTTTGTCACTCGTTTCCGGGAGGTACTATTCCACTTCTCAGCTCTATTTGACATGCTGGAGACGAACGTGCCTAGGGACCAGCCGGAGAGGATGCTTATTGAGAGGGACATCTTTGGGAGCGAGGCATTGAATGTCATTGCTTGTGAGGGCTGGGAGAGAGTTGAGAGACCCGAAACGTACAAGCAGTGGCAAGTACGTCACCTGAGGGCAGGCTTCACGCAAGTGCCTCTTGATAGGTGGATCATGGAGAGGGCAATCTACAAGGTCAGGACACATTACCACAAAGACTTTGTCATCGATGAAGATAGCCATTGGATGTTGATGGGTTGGAAAGGGCGGATCATCTACGCCATATCGTGCTGGAAGCCCGTTTGA